One genomic segment of Paraburkholderia caffeinilytica includes these proteins:
- a CDS encoding IclR family transcriptional regulator domain-containing protein: MSVGEGTASLDKALGVLDLIGAAPNGMSNAELLDQAGLPKTTLYRILATLVERGLVRRDQVRRVYRLGFRYLELVRNAYLMPDLVAAASVELRTLRDLTGETSYLAVLDGGTVLSLERCDGAHSQRSAATLGQSKPLHCTGQGKAILSRLPKDQCEALVKSITLDALTPHTITDRRRLQIELGITRSRGYAIDDEEIVLGVRCVAAPIVDTAGEVRGALSVAGPAYRLSLTRLELLGPELADAARRVGSQLTVSRYQSGVEEVEPVSDGWAFHGAFPVWSGMSRCLYWADALAPAVHCFDGKQDRIIARLDAPITAMLLRGDTLIVVHDGHYVRLEADGHVTRISDASVWTDPAINALCVDPQGGCWVALCAEGDTECSLGVVDDEGRVRPHWRFSERIEAMTWAHDGVTAYAVAPDSGTLFMLRKGSPTVRRLASMPKGSGRLSGIALDEDGGLWTALKDGWTLVRFAADGSVDRLVSLPVAAPTGLAFVPDADGPALYVTSDRHLQSLESLTSAPWSGRLLKVRPGAAPARVQA, translated from the coding sequence ATGAGCGTAGGAGAAGGAACTGCATCACTGGATAAGGCGCTGGGCGTGCTCGATCTGATCGGCGCGGCGCCCAATGGCATGAGCAACGCCGAATTACTCGACCAGGCCGGCTTGCCAAAGACCACGCTGTATCGCATCCTCGCGACCCTCGTCGAACGCGGGCTGGTCCGGCGCGATCAGGTGCGGCGGGTTTACCGGCTCGGCTTTCGCTACCTCGAACTTGTGCGCAACGCGTACCTGATGCCGGATCTGGTCGCCGCAGCCAGCGTGGAATTGCGCACGCTGCGCGATCTGACTGGAGAAACGTCGTACCTCGCGGTGCTGGACGGCGGTACGGTGCTGTCGCTCGAACGATGCGACGGCGCGCATTCGCAACGCTCGGCCGCCACGCTCGGACAAAGCAAGCCGCTGCATTGCACGGGTCAGGGCAAGGCAATCCTGTCGCGGCTGCCGAAAGACCAGTGCGAGGCGCTCGTCAAAAGCATCACGCTGGACGCGCTGACGCCGCACACGATCACGGATCGCCGGCGCCTGCAGATAGAACTCGGCATTACGCGCTCACGCGGCTACGCGATCGACGACGAGGAAATCGTGCTCGGCGTGCGCTGCGTAGCCGCGCCAATTGTCGATACCGCGGGCGAGGTGCGCGGTGCATTGAGTGTCGCAGGTCCTGCCTACAGGCTAAGCCTCACAAGGCTCGAACTGCTCGGTCCGGAACTCGCCGACGCCGCACGGCGCGTCGGTTCGCAATTGACCGTGAGCAGGTATCAGTCCGGCGTGGAAGAAGTCGAACCGGTCAGCGACGGTTGGGCGTTTCACGGTGCGTTTCCCGTGTGGTCTGGCATGAGCCGTTGCCTCTACTGGGCCGACGCGCTCGCGCCGGCCGTGCATTGCTTCGACGGCAAACAGGATCGCATCATCGCGCGTCTCGACGCGCCGATCACAGCCATGCTGTTACGCGGCGACACGCTGATTGTCGTTCATGACGGACATTACGTGCGGCTCGAAGCAGACGGCCACGTCACGCGGATAAGCGACGCCTCGGTGTGGACCGACCCTGCGATAAACGCGCTTTGTGTCGATCCTCAGGGTGGCTGTTGGGTCGCCTTGTGCGCCGAAGGCGATACGGAGTGCAGCCTCGGCGTCGTGGATGACGAGGGCCGCGTCAGACCGCATTGGCGCTTTAGCGAGCGGATCGAAGCAATGACCTGGGCTCACGACGGCGTCACGGCCTACGCCGTCGCCCCTGATTCCGGGACCCTGTTCATGCTGCGCAAAGGATCGCCGACCGTGCGTCGGCTGGCTTCGATGCCAAAGGGTTCAGGGCGTCTGTCTGGGATTGCCCTTGACGAAGACGGCGGCCTCTGGACCGCGCTAAAAGATGGCTGGACCCTCGTGCGGTTCGCGGCCGATGGCAGCGTGGACCGGCTTGTCAGTCTGCCGGTGGCGGCGCCGACTGGCCTCGCCTTTGTGCCTGATGCGGACGGTCCAGCGTTGTACGTGACGAGCGACCGGCATCTGCAGTCGCTCGAATCGCTGACGAGTGCCCCATGGTCAGGGCGACTGCTGAAAGTGCGCCCCGGCGCCGCGCCGGCAAGGGTGCAGGCGTGA